A window from Toxoplasma gondii ME49 chromosome IX, whole genome shotgun sequence encodes these proteins:
- a CDS encoding hypothetical protein (encoded by transcript TGME49_264472), with product MDNAGGFHLQRKANSGGGKASACKGIEQTKAPKQKRKRQGPLELIGQTDAQAKRNRRVKVSLASPYQTQSFGTALTFEQENTWLHALQMCVATAKEENVSLKTFLVCGVNDVTTALESHQRRLFQSFLLSVSSSSPLSSPASSSASSSASSASSGASFASSLSSISSASSSSSSGVSSSSSAAEPSVSSPPSGASSSSSSSSSASCFSSSTSPSVSPFLPSTVSSTLSSSPSGALPVRNRGETQEKEGSALNDSEGGESERAGARDLVGQCADMQPQGIDEKEPTQKEKSESVFDARETQGAQGESVRERQSSPVTSGDEREARTTTDDTFRRSEKPEGTHAQASDLGQNAVASHVEKNEERRQTRAERGSGVVGAIGIVNTGLGARIVQHLPLMAALLGLPCLIFKRESTALCDIIGLPSVAAFAVLNPSESCGSPVSLFYSPPSSSPLPSPPGVSLSTTSTSMSDASAVPYRLRRSIVSLLSLSSSWYSPSASFPFFLPRPDSTGASAAGLGLLRRRAALQEVKNNKEVQCVSSSADFVEEGVEARTTEAQRVREASSKGEEGRDGEGAGEGIERPGDRGWQSFLRTCLATSFCDPRDAEAGNKKTRRATRRVKRRERRRLLFERAKARTDEKKAKTGKKV from the exons ATGGATAACGCCGGTGGGTTTCACCtccagaggaaggcgaactCAGGGGGTGGTAAggcttctgcatgcaagggaATCGAGCAGACAAAGGCGccgaaacagaaacggaagagacaagGTCCCCTCGAGCTCATTGGACAGACAGATGCACAAGCCAAGCGGAATCGTAGGGTCAAagtttccctcgcttctccttaCCAGACTCAATCTTTCGG gaCGGCGCTGACGTTCGAGCAAGAAAACActtggctgcatgcgctgcagaT GTGCGTAGCcacagcgaaagaggagaatgTGTCTCTGAAGACATTTCTCGTTTGTGGTGTGAACGACGTGACGACAGCACTTGAGTCGCATCAGCGTCGGCTGTTTCAgtccttccttctgtctgtctcatcttcctctcctctctcttctcccgcttcttcctctgcttcttcctctgcttcttccgcttcttctggagcttcctttgcgtcttctctctcatcgATTTCGtcagcctcttcttcttcgtcctctggtgtatcgtcttcgtcctctgctgcGGAACCTTCTGTATCGTCTCCGCCCTCCGgtgcctcgtcttcctcctcttcatcatCGTCTGCATCttgcttctcgtcttcaacctcaccttctgtgtctccgtttcttccctcaaccgtctcctcgactctctcttcgtctccttccggTGCCCTTCCCGTAAGGAACAGAGGGGAAAcgcaagaaaaggaaggtAGCGCGCTAAACGACAGCGAGGGAGGGGAGAGCGAACGTGCAGGAGCGAGAGACCTCGTAGGCCAGTGTGCGGACATGCAGCCACAAGGAATCGACGAAAAGGAACCGACTCAAAAGGAGAAGAGTGAGAGTGTTttcgacgcgagagaaacacagggagcacaaggagagagcgtgcgagagagacagagttcACCTGTCACCtcaggagacgagagagaagcgagaacgaCGACAGATGACACATtcaggagaagcgaaaaaccagaaggaacgcatgcacaagcATCCGATCTTGGACAGAACGCAGTTGCTTCTCACgttgaaaaaaacgaggaaagacgacaaACGCGTGCAGAGCGTGGAAGCGGTGTCGTCGGCGCCATTGGGATAGTGAACACTGGACTCGGAGCTCGCATCGTTCAACATCTTCCTCTCATGGCTGCTCTCCTAGGCCTCCCTTGTCTCATCTTCAAGCGTGAAAG CACTGCCCTCTGCGACATTATCGGCCTCCCCAGCGTCGCGGCGTTTGCCGTTCTCAATCCTTCGGAGTCCTGTggttctcctgtctcccttttttaTTCcccgccgtcttcttcgccgttgccttctcctcccggtgtctctctctcaacGACGTCCACCTCTATGTCCGACGCAAGCGCAGTTCCGTATCGCCTGCGGAGATCCATAGtgtcgcttctgtcgctgtccTCGTCTTGGTACTCCCCTTCTGCATCCttcccgttttttctgcctcgacCGGACTCGACAGGCGCCTCTGCCGCGGGGCTCGGCTTGCTGCGCCGTCGTGCTGCATTGCAGGAAGtgaaaaacaacaaagagGTCCAgtgtgtttcttcgtctgcggaTTTTGTCGAGGAAGGTGTGGAGGCGAGGACCACAGAAGCACAGCGCGTGAGAGAAGCGTCGAGCAAAGGGGAGGAAGGGAGGGACGGGGAAGGCGCGGGAGAAGGAATCGAAAGgccgggagacagagggtggCAGTCATTTCTCAGGACATGCCTCGCAACGTCTTTCTGTGATCCCCGCGATGCAGAGGCCGGgaacaagaaaacgaggagagcgacgcgacgcgtcaaaaggcgagagagaagacgactccTGTTCGAAAGGGCGAAAGCAAGGACggacgaaaagaaggcaaagacggggaagaaggtgTAA
- a CDS encoding hypothetical protein (encoded by transcript TGME49_264468~Predicted trans-membrane domain (TMHMM2.0):32-55:104-127), whose amino-acid sequence MQRRPATLQSFGAVATRETSRRRSSLASLWERLGFLMPLTLVLSLLHLPLFLFFLSFQTVHCVKDHSLFFSQSLLRQTPFRFYLLDSKAFHSDSKEPTKRTPTDAFLLFLSSSATTFSSTICSRIARQTKSRKTHHFLARASDFQDAKLLLPPPSPPSETQN is encoded by the exons atgcagcggcgccCAGCAACACTGCAAAGCTTCGGCGCTGTGGCGACACGAGAGaccagcagaagaaggagctcTCTGGCAAGTCTGTGGGAGCGTCTCGGCTTTCTCATGCCGCTCACGctcgtcctgtctcttctccacttgcctctctttctcttcttcttgtcgtTTCAGACCGTGCACTGCGTCAAAGACCacagtctctttttctcccaaAGTCTCCTGAGGCAGACTCCCTTCCGTTTTTATCTCCTTGACTCCAAGGCGTTTCACTCGGATTCAAAGGAACCGACTAAGAGGACCCCCACCgacgccttcctcctctttctcagtTCCTCCGCGACAAC TTTTTCCTCGACAATTTGTTCAAGAATAGCTCGCCAGACTAAGAGCCGCAAGACGCATCACTTTCTTGCTCGAGCATCGGACTTCCAGGACGCCAAATTGCTCTtgccccccccctcccctccCTCCG